DNA from Chitinophaga pendula:
TTACCCCCTTCAGCTATGTGGTGCCAATAGTCGAATTTGCCATCGGCGGAATGCTTATCCTGGGCCTCTGGACCAAAGCCGCCCTCATCATAGGCGCCGCCCTCATGGTCTCCCTCATATTCGGCTCCTGTATGATAGAAAATTGGGATATCATCACGCCACAACTCATACATACAGCCTTTTTCACCGTCCTGCTCAACTACGTGTCTACTTACAACACGTTCGCGATAGATAAACTGATCGCTAAATAAGCCTGTCAAAATAATAGCAATGAAGACCACTAGAAAAGACTTTCTGAAAACCGCCGGCCTGCTAGGAGTAGCCGGTATGATACAACCAGGACAGATGATAGCCAATACGACACAATCGCAATCCCGCTCACAGGCCCCCTCCAAATGGGCCGATGGCTCCCGCCTCATCGTTAGCGTCTCCATGCAGTTCGAAGCCGGCGGACAACCACCGCACGCCGAAAGCCCCTTCCCGCAAAACATGGCCAAAGGCTTCCCCGACCTGCCGGCAGAAACCTGGTACGCCTACGGCTACAAAGAAGGCATCCCCCGCATGCTCGACAACTGGGACAAAGCTGGCATTAAAGTTACCTCCCACATGGTTGGTAGCGCCGTCCTCAAAAATCCCTCCCTCGCCAAAGAGATCGTACAACGTGGCCATGAAGCAGCCGCACATGGCCGCGACTGGTCCAGCCAATACGCCCTGCCATATGAAGAAGAGAAAAAATTCATCCGCGATGGGGTAGAGGCCGTCAAAAAAGTCACCGGCGCCACCACCGTCGGATACAACGCCAACTGGCTCCGCCGGGGCGAAAATACCCTCCGCATCCTTCAGGAACTGGGATTCACCTACCATATCGACGACATCAGCAGAGACGAACCCTTTATCATCAAAGTCAACAACCACGACTTCGCTGTCGTTCCATATACCCTCCGCTGTAACGACATCGTACTCATCTCCGGACAAAACTTCTCCGCCAACCAGTTCCTCGAACAGGTGAAAATGGAATTTGATCAGTTGTATGATGAAGCCGCCAACCGCCGCAGAATGATGTCCATCAGCTTCCACGACCGCATCGGAGGCACCCCCCAAATGGTAAAAGCTACCGCCGACCTGCTCAAATATATACAGCAACACCCCGGCGTCAGCTTCCGCCGCAAAGACGAAATCGCCCGCATGGCACTGGAAGATAAAAACACCATCCGCGAATAACATACTTACTGTGTCACATCCCTGAAGAAGATCGCTGCCCCGCCTAATACCGGTAGCGGTCTTCTCCGTGCTGCTAACTCATTGGAAAATATGGCCGTATCAACATATTTGTGTAACTTTTAGGTACATATTTTGCAGCTTTGCAGCATAAGACGATATGATTAATACCATTCTGGATGTTTCGGCCACTAAGGCCATGTCACTCGACGTAGACGCCGCCGTCTCCTTCGGTCCCTTTCTGCGCCATCTTCAAAATCGCATCGCAGTAGAAAAGACCGTCAAAGCAAGTTTCTACCGTACCATCATCGAACAGTTCGAAATGTGTGGGATCACACCCGACACAGATATCCCCATGGATAAACTCGGCGACTACGGACTGCTCATGGAATACATCTACGCCTGTGTCTCTCCTGCCCTCACCGGAGAAGAAGAGATCGCTTGGGGCCTCGCAGTGCCTTTACAGCCCATCGTATTCTACGGTACAGAAGCCATGTACAACATGCTCACCCTCCGCTTGGAAGACAAATCCCAGACCTACGTCGTCGAAAAAACACCGGAAGACCACCACCGCGAGCGCCTCCATTTTATCTATTCGCTCATACTAAAAAGACTTTATAACTTCCAGATACCCGCACAAGCTCAACTGCACCATGCCTGGACACATGCAGAAACCGGGCTGCTCCGCTATTATAGCGTCTCCATGGATACCGACTACCTCGAAGT
Protein-coding regions in this window:
- a CDS encoding DoxX family protein; its protein translation is MVNNTIAFLLARLAIGASMFGHGLVRLPKLNKFSEWMVGTFEHSIIPKALVTPFSYVVPIVEFAIGGMLILGLWTKAALIIGAALMVSLIFGSCMIENWDIITPQLIHTAFFTVLLNYVSTYNTFAIDKLIAK
- a CDS encoding polysaccharide deacetylase family protein — encoded protein: MKTTRKDFLKTAGLLGVAGMIQPGQMIANTTQSQSRSQAPSKWADGSRLIVSVSMQFEAGGQPPHAESPFPQNMAKGFPDLPAETWYAYGYKEGIPRMLDNWDKAGIKVTSHMVGSAVLKNPSLAKEIVQRGHEAAAHGRDWSSQYALPYEEEKKFIRDGVEAVKKVTGATTVGYNANWLRRGENTLRILQELGFTYHIDDISRDEPFIIKVNNHDFAVVPYTLRCNDIVLISGQNFSANQFLEQVKMEFDQLYDEAANRRRMMSISFHDRIGGTPQMVKATADLLKYIQQHPGVSFRRKDEIARMALEDKNTIRE